In one Mycobacteroides chelonae genomic region, the following are encoded:
- a CDS encoding YgfZ/GcvT domain-containing protein, with protein MTAIYVPEGNPDTGAVWHYGDPLGEQRAALTGAVLVDRSTRPVITLTGAERLSWLHTISSQHVADLQDGQTRENLSLDGQGRVEDHWVQTDLDGVTYLDTEPWRGQALKDFLTKMVFWAKVEVSSSELTLFTLLGPDTSGLAGKLGITALPGFDRAVALPGGGLIRRMPWPLPDATFDLLVPPGHDLPERLGLRPAGLWAFEALRVAAARPRLSLDTDERTIPHEVAWIAVDDDPRAVHLAKGCYRGQETVARVHNLGKPPRVLVLLHLDGSADRPSTGDEVAAGGRSVGRVGSVVDHVDLGPIALALLKRPVVEALAKGDQTPLTAGPAAAAIDLDLLPELHGQQPGREAVNRLRQGSAQPGG; from the coding sequence ATGACGGCCATCTACGTCCCTGAAGGTAACCCCGACACCGGTGCGGTGTGGCACTACGGCGACCCACTCGGCGAGCAGCGGGCCGCCCTGACCGGTGCCGTTCTTGTCGATCGATCGACGCGTCCCGTCATCACCCTGACCGGCGCCGAACGGCTGAGCTGGTTGCACACGATCTCCAGTCAGCATGTCGCCGATCTGCAGGACGGCCAGACGCGCGAGAATCTCAGTCTCGACGGGCAGGGACGTGTGGAGGACCACTGGGTGCAAACCGATCTGGACGGCGTCACGTATCTGGATACCGAGCCATGGCGGGGCCAGGCACTGAAGGATTTCCTCACCAAGATGGTGTTCTGGGCGAAGGTCGAGGTCTCGTCGTCCGAACTGACGCTCTTCACCCTGCTGGGACCGGACACCTCCGGCCTGGCCGGAAAGCTGGGCATCACGGCGCTCCCCGGATTCGACCGTGCGGTCGCGCTGCCCGGCGGCGGCCTCATCAGGCGCATGCCGTGGCCACTGCCCGATGCGACATTCGACCTGCTGGTGCCCCCCGGTCACGACCTCCCCGAACGCCTTGGCCTACGCCCCGCCGGGCTGTGGGCATTCGAGGCGCTTCGCGTCGCCGCCGCGCGGCCACGACTGTCCCTGGACACCGACGAGCGGACTATCCCGCATGAGGTGGCGTGGATCGCGGTCGACGACGATCCCCGAGCCGTCCATCTGGCCAAGGGCTGCTACCGCGGGCAGGAGACCGTGGCCCGGGTCCACAATCTGGGCAAGCCACCACGGGTGCTGGTGTTGCTACATCTTGATGGCTCTGCCGATCGCCCATCCACCGGTGACGAGGTGGCTGCCGGCGGGCGTTCGGTGGGCCGGGTGGGCTCGGTGGTCGACCATGTTGACCTGGGCCCCATAGCCCTGGCTCTGCTCAAACGTCCGGTGGTCGAGGCCCTCGCCAAGGGCGATCAGACGCCCCTCACGGCCGGGCCGGCGGCGGCCGCGATCGACCTCGATCTACTGCCCGAACTGCATGGTCAGCAGCCTGGGCGCGAGGCCGTCAACCGTCTGCGACAGGGTTCGGCCCAACCGGGCGGTTAG
- a CDS encoding Rieske 2Fe-2S domain-containing protein, which produces MPKPPLSMKPTGWFQVAWSAEIAVGAVHRMTYFGREMVAWRAHSGELAVMDAYCEHLGAHLGHGGHVEGDRIVCPFHGWEWNRDGKNVCIPYEKRPNPLRRIRSYPVIERNEAVYIWHDVDGLDPYFDVPDVFTGFEDGSSARDYYPGYPHSTLYRERLQLHPQYVLENGVDFAHFKYVHKTPFIPKFTRQEFERPVSYVDFTIAFDEVPGMSAEDMRSGVRAINGGLGVAVTKSWGMIDNRTVSAVTPVDDETCDVRFTVFIGRPREGEPGGAEEPPQNAKAFAQAIIDQFLADIHIWSHQRYSDPPALVRAEYEGFIALRKWAAQFYPEDVRA; this is translated from the coding sequence ATGCCGAAGCCGCCGTTGTCGATGAAGCCCACGGGATGGTTCCAGGTCGCATGGTCGGCGGAGATCGCCGTCGGTGCCGTGCACCGGATGACCTACTTCGGGCGCGAGATGGTGGCCTGGCGCGCGCACTCGGGTGAACTCGCCGTCATGGATGCCTACTGCGAGCACCTCGGCGCGCACCTCGGGCACGGTGGACATGTCGAGGGCGATCGCATCGTCTGTCCCTTTCACGGCTGGGAATGGAACCGCGACGGCAAGAACGTGTGCATCCCCTACGAAAAGCGGCCGAATCCGTTGCGGCGCATCAGAAGCTACCCGGTCATCGAACGCAACGAGGCCGTGTACATCTGGCACGACGTCGATGGCCTCGACCCGTATTTCGACGTCCCGGACGTCTTCACCGGATTCGAAGACGGCAGCAGCGCCCGGGACTACTACCCGGGATATCCGCACAGCACCCTGTATCGCGAACGCCTCCAACTACATCCGCAGTACGTTCTCGAAAACGGCGTTGACTTCGCGCATTTCAAATACGTGCACAAAACTCCCTTCATTCCGAAGTTCACCCGGCAGGAGTTCGAGCGGCCCGTCTCCTATGTCGACTTCACCATCGCCTTCGACGAGGTGCCGGGCATGTCTGCCGAAGACATGAGAAGTGGTGTGCGGGCCATCAACGGCGGACTGGGTGTCGCCGTTACCAAGAGCTGGGGGATGATCGACAACCGCACCGTCTCGGCGGTGACCCCCGTCGACGACGAGACCTGTGACGTCAGATTCACCGTCTTCATCGGAAGGCCGCGCGAGGGGGAGCCCGGCGGCGCGGAGGAACCCCCGCAGAACGCAAAGGCCTTTGCGCAGGCCATCATCGACCAGTTTCTTGCCGATATCCACATCTGGTCGCATCAGCGTTACTCGGACCCGCCCGCGCTGGTGCGGGCCGAATACGAAGGCTTCATCGCCCTGCGGAAATGGGCGGCCCAGTTCTATCCGGAGGATGTCCGAGCATGA
- a CDS encoding DUF3073 domain-containing protein — protein MGRGRAKAKQTKVARELKYSSPNTDLEQLRRELSGAPVSQPDDDRTGDRWTEDEDAWRR, from the coding sequence ATGGGCCGCGGCCGGGCAAAGGCAAAGCAGACCAAGGTTGCTCGCGAGCTGAAATACAGCTCTCCTAACACGGATCTCGAGCAACTCCGCCGTGAGCTTTCGGGGGCTCCGGTATCTCAGCCGGACGATGACCGCACCGGCGATCGCTGGACTGAAGACGAGGACGCCTGGCGCCGCTAA
- a CDS encoding amidase: MTRVHAFTEDALGDLDATGVAERIASGEVTAAECADAAIVRLERVNPALNAVEFKDFPRARERAQQIEDAAEDSAAFRGVPTATKCNIHVAGMPLTEGSAAITPILQTADGPFTQQFLSTGVVPIASTTMPEYGWSASTERSGGSVTRNPWHTDFSAGGSSGGSAALVAAGVIPIAHGNDGGGSIRIPAAACGLVGLKPSRGRLLGDPSSSSAPVKIVADGVLVRSVRDCARFFEAAELHYRNPKLTPIGRVDRPVQQRLRIGLCMDSPFTPATDTATRQAVNSAAELLESLGHTVEPYAPAVLPSFKVDFEDYWSFLAFAVAKGGPRLFDGFDASRLDPLTVGLSRRFVRRSYRTPLFLARLAASARVYERGFTTGIDAVLTPVLTHTTPRIGYLTPDQDPEVLLDKLSSYVGFTPVHNASGAPAISLPLGQDRDGLPIGVMFSGRRGSERTLLELALEIEEARPFSLLG; encoded by the coding sequence ATGACACGCGTGCACGCATTCACCGAGGACGCCCTGGGCGACCTGGATGCCACCGGGGTTGCGGAGCGGATCGCCTCGGGAGAGGTCACCGCCGCAGAGTGTGCCGACGCCGCCATCGTGCGCCTGGAGCGCGTCAACCCTGCGCTCAATGCGGTCGAGTTCAAGGATTTTCCGCGGGCACGGGAACGCGCACAACAGATCGAGGACGCCGCCGAAGACTCCGCCGCTTTTCGGGGGGTACCCACCGCGACAAAGTGCAACATCCATGTCGCCGGCATGCCGCTGACCGAAGGCTCCGCGGCGATTACACCGATACTGCAGACCGCAGACGGGCCATTCACGCAGCAGTTCCTCAGCACCGGGGTGGTCCCCATCGCATCGACAACCATGCCCGAGTACGGCTGGTCGGCCAGTACGGAACGTTCGGGCGGCTCGGTCACCCGCAACCCCTGGCATACCGACTTCTCGGCCGGAGGATCCTCGGGCGGCTCGGCAGCACTGGTGGCCGCCGGGGTGATACCGATCGCGCACGGTAACGACGGCGGCGGTTCCATCCGGATTCCTGCCGCGGCTTGCGGTCTGGTAGGCCTCAAACCCAGTCGCGGAAGGCTTTTGGGCGATCCGTCGAGCAGCTCAGCGCCCGTGAAGATCGTCGCCGACGGGGTGCTGGTGCGCAGCGTCCGCGACTGCGCACGGTTCTTCGAGGCGGCCGAGCTGCACTATCGCAACCCCAAGCTGACGCCGATCGGCCGCGTGGATCGCCCGGTGCAGCAGCGGCTGCGCATCGGGTTGTGCATGGATTCCCCGTTCACTCCGGCCACGGATACCGCGACCCGGCAAGCGGTGAATTCCGCGGCGGAATTGCTTGAATCCCTTGGCCACACCGTCGAGCCGTACGCACCGGCGGTGCTGCCCTCTTTCAAGGTCGACTTCGAGGATTACTGGTCCTTCTTGGCGTTCGCGGTCGCCAAGGGCGGCCCCCGGTTATTCGACGGGTTCGACGCCTCCCGGCTGGATCCGCTCACGGTCGGGCTCAGCCGCAGGTTTGTCCGGCGGTCGTATCGCACGCCGCTGTTCTTGGCCCGGCTGGCCGCATCGGCCCGGGTGTACGAGCGCGGATTTACCACCGGCATCGACGCGGTGCTCACTCCGGTGCTGACCCACACCACGCCGCGGATCGGGTACCTCACCCCGGACCAGGATCCCGAGGTGTTGCTGGACAAGCTGAGCTCCTATGTGGGATTCACTCCGGTGCACAACGCATCCGGTGCTCCGGCAATATCGCTGCCGCTCGGCCAGGATCGCGACGGCCTGCCTATCGGGGTCATGTTCAGTGGCCGTCGCGGCAGTGAGCGCACGTTGCTCGAGTTGGCATTGGAGATCGAGGAGGCGCGGCCCTTCTCACTTCTGGGCTAG
- a CDS encoding dihydrodipicolinate reductase: protein MSGIRVFQVATGNVGTEMIKRIARHPDLELAGLHCYSREKVGRDAGELVGLEANGVIATGTVEEIIAAKPDVLTFHGVFPDEDLYVKVLEAGIDIVTTADWITGHHRDQNHPHPSGRPTTEVLQDACERGGSTFYGTGMNPGLTQILGVIHSCDVAEIENVTVIESVDVSCHHSVDSWEMVGYGRPIEDPEIPALLEKGTRVFADGVYLMADCFGLELDDVTFSYELGACTEDIDLGWYRLPKGSLGANYLKYQGIVGGIPKVEVHVEWQMTPKTQPHWNVKGCYITKIQGDPCVYSKHMVIPRPGTDFSDPAAFASVGMTVTGLPALNAIRSVIDAPPGILTSADLPLRGFAGRFK, encoded by the coding sequence ATGAGTGGAATCAGGGTCTTTCAGGTGGCGACTGGAAACGTCGGCACTGAGATGATCAAACGTATCGCCCGGCATCCCGACCTCGAGCTGGCCGGATTGCATTGTTACTCAAGAGAAAAGGTTGGCCGAGACGCCGGTGAGTTGGTGGGTCTGGAAGCCAATGGCGTGATCGCCACCGGTACCGTCGAAGAGATCATTGCCGCCAAACCCGATGTGCTGACCTTCCACGGTGTGTTCCCCGACGAGGATCTGTATGTGAAGGTGCTCGAAGCGGGCATCGACATCGTCACCACCGCCGACTGGATCACCGGACACCACCGCGACCAGAACCACCCGCATCCGTCGGGGCGGCCGACAACCGAGGTGCTGCAAGATGCGTGCGAGCGTGGCGGATCCACCTTCTATGGCACCGGGATGAACCCGGGGCTCACGCAGATCCTGGGCGTCATCCACTCCTGTGATGTCGCGGAGATCGAAAACGTGACGGTCATCGAATCGGTGGATGTGTCCTGTCATCACTCGGTGGACTCCTGGGAGATGGTCGGGTACGGACGCCCCATCGAAGACCCGGAGATCCCGGCACTCCTGGAGAAGGGCACCCGTGTCTTCGCCGACGGCGTGTACCTGATGGCCGACTGTTTCGGCCTCGAGCTCGACGACGTCACGTTTTCCTATGAGCTGGGCGCGTGCACCGAAGATATCGACCTCGGTTGGTACCGATTGCCCAAGGGCTCCCTGGGTGCCAATTATCTGAAGTATCAGGGGATTGTGGGCGGCATTCCCAAGGTCGAGGTGCATGTCGAATGGCAGATGACCCCCAAGACACAGCCGCATTGGAACGTCAAGGGCTGCTACATCACAAAGATCCAGGGTGACCCCTGCGTGTACAGCAAACACATGGTCATTCCCCGGCCTGGCACCGATTTCTCCGACCCGGCCGCCTTCGCATCTGTCGGAATGACCGTCACCGGGCTGCCCGCGCTCAACGCCATCCGGAGCGTCATCGATGCCCCGCCCGGCATCCTCACCTCGGCCGACCTGCCGCTGCGTGGATTCGCGGGACGGTTCAAGTAG
- the purM gene encoding phosphoribosylformylglycinamidine cyclo-ligase → MSERADKPSNSYAAAGVDIEAGDRAVELFKKSVAKTHRPEVLGGIGGFAGLFALKGGYREPVLAASTDGVGTKIAVAQAMDKRNTVGLDLVAMVVDDLVVCGAEPLFLQDYIAVGKVVPERVSELVAGIAEGCAIAGCALLGGETAEHPGLMAPDDFDLSATGVGIVEADRVLGPDRVRPGDVVIAMRSSGLHSNGYSLARHVLLEIDRMDLFGQVEEFGRTLGEELLEPTRIYAKDCLALAAETEVRTFCHVTGGGLAGNLARVIPDGLVAELERGSWTPGPIFAMIAQRGRIERAEMEKTFNMGVGMVAVVAPEDVDRALAVLTARHIDCWTLGTIKKSGKDSGSENAVLVGQHPRF, encoded by the coding sequence ATGAGCGAGCGAGCCGACAAACCCAGTAACTCGTACGCCGCGGCCGGTGTGGATATCGAAGCCGGCGACCGGGCGGTCGAGCTGTTCAAGAAATCCGTCGCCAAGACCCACCGCCCCGAGGTGCTGGGGGGTATCGGCGGCTTCGCCGGGCTGTTCGCCCTCAAGGGCGGGTACCGCGAGCCAGTGCTCGCGGCCTCCACCGATGGCGTCGGCACCAAGATCGCCGTCGCGCAGGCCATGGATAAACGCAACACCGTCGGCCTGGACCTAGTGGCCATGGTCGTCGATGACCTCGTGGTGTGCGGTGCCGAGCCGCTCTTCCTGCAGGACTACATCGCCGTCGGCAAGGTGGTGCCCGAACGCGTCAGTGAGCTGGTCGCCGGCATCGCCGAAGGATGCGCCATTGCAGGCTGCGCGCTGCTCGGTGGCGAGACCGCCGAGCATCCGGGTCTGATGGCTCCCGATGATTTCGACCTGTCGGCCACCGGTGTCGGCATCGTCGAAGCGGACCGGGTGCTGGGACCCGACCGGGTGCGTCCGGGCGATGTCGTGATCGCGATGAGGTCCTCGGGCCTGCATTCCAACGGGTACTCATTGGCGCGGCACGTGCTGCTGGAGATCGACCGGATGGACCTGTTCGGCCAGGTCGAGGAGTTCGGCCGCACCCTCGGCGAGGAACTCCTCGAGCCCACCCGCATCTACGCCAAGGACTGCCTGGCGCTGGCGGCCGAGACCGAGGTGCGGACCTTCTGCCATGTCACCGGTGGCGGACTCGCGGGCAACCTGGCCCGGGTCATTCCCGACGGATTGGTCGCCGAGCTCGAGCGCGGTAGTTGGACCCCGGGCCCGATCTTCGCGATGATCGCCCAGCGCGGCCGGATCGAGCGTGCCGAGATGGAGAAGACCTTCAACATGGGCGTCGGTATGGTCGCCGTCGTCGCACCCGAAGACGTGGACAGGGCGCTCGCCGTCCTGACCGCACGGCATATCGACTGCTGGACCCTCGGCACGATCAAGAAGTCGGGCAAGGATTCGGGCAGCGAAAATGCGGTGCTGGTGGGCCAGCACCCGAGGTTCTAG
- a CDS encoding ABC transporter ATP-binding protein, whose amino-acid sequence MSEKEPLAALSFRSLSVTFSTDSGSVAAVEDVSFDVRPGEVLAVVGESGSGKSVSSRTAIRLLPETARITGSVLLDGRDVTTLSARELTAMRGKDIAMVFQEPGAALDPLFTIGYQVSEAVRAHSDMTRAQARARVIELLKLVQLPDPERRYDCYPHQLSGGQKQRVVIAIAIACDPTVIIADEPTTALDVTVQAEILELLRDLRDRIGSAIVLITHNMGVVADIADRVVVMKQGKVVEIAPVEQLFAEPAEPYTRALLAAVPHLGQGDPEHAPTQAGEPAEPVLEVSGLVVEFPGLLGRSSFRAVDDVSFSIGRGKTLGLVGESGSGKSTIGRCVAALQQPASGSVRMLGQELVGMSQRKLRPLRAKFGFVFQDPATSLNPKMRVGDCIAEPMRVHRYGDQRKILTRVAELIDAVQLPAGTENRYPHELSGGQRQRANLARALALGPDLLVADEPTSALDVSVQAAVLDLFEELQRQWQFACLFISHDLAVVDRLADEVAVLRHGVLEELGPRREILHNPSTEYTRTLVAAVPVPDPIEQRERQRSRQRSL is encoded by the coding sequence ATGAGCGAGAAGGAACCGTTGGCTGCTCTGTCGTTCCGGTCGCTATCGGTGACCTTCAGCACCGACAGCGGCTCCGTAGCCGCCGTCGAAGATGTGTCATTCGACGTCAGGCCGGGAGAGGTGCTGGCAGTCGTCGGGGAGTCGGGCTCGGGCAAGTCGGTGTCCTCGCGTACTGCCATCCGGCTGCTCCCCGAGACCGCGCGCATTACCGGTTCAGTCCTGCTCGACGGCCGCGACGTGACCACGTTGTCGGCTCGCGAGCTGACTGCTATGCGCGGCAAGGACATCGCCATGGTTTTCCAGGAGCCGGGTGCGGCACTGGATCCACTGTTCACCATCGGATACCAAGTGAGTGAGGCAGTCCGCGCGCACTCGGATATGACACGCGCACAGGCCCGCGCACGTGTCATCGAACTACTGAAGCTTGTACAGCTGCCCGATCCGGAGCGTCGTTACGACTGCTATCCGCATCAGCTCTCCGGTGGCCAGAAACAGCGCGTGGTCATCGCGATCGCCATCGCGTGTGACCCCACGGTCATCATCGCCGATGAACCGACCACGGCCCTGGACGTGACGGTGCAGGCCGAAATCCTGGAACTCCTCAGAGATCTGCGTGACAGGATCGGCAGTGCGATCGTGCTCATCACCCACAACATGGGTGTGGTGGCCGATATCGCGGACCGAGTCGTCGTCATGAAACAGGGGAAGGTCGTCGAAATAGCGCCGGTGGAACAGCTTTTCGCTGAACCAGCCGAACCGTACACCCGGGCCTTGCTGGCGGCGGTCCCGCACCTGGGACAGGGAGATCCCGAACATGCTCCCACCCAGGCCGGGGAACCGGCCGAGCCTGTCCTGGAGGTGTCCGGACTGGTCGTGGAATTCCCCGGCCTGCTGGGTCGCTCGTCCTTCCGTGCGGTCGATGATGTGAGCTTCAGTATCGGTCGTGGGAAAACCCTTGGGCTGGTGGGGGAGTCGGGCTCCGGAAAGTCGACCATCGGGCGATGCGTGGCCGCGCTGCAGCAGCCTGCCTCGGGTTCGGTGCGGATGCTCGGGCAGGAGCTTGTGGGCATGAGCCAACGCAAGCTGCGTCCGCTGCGCGCCAAGTTCGGGTTCGTCTTTCAGGACCCCGCAACCTCGCTGAATCCGAAAATGCGTGTGGGTGACTGTATTGCCGAGCCCATGCGGGTACACCGATACGGCGATCAGCGCAAGATTCTCACCCGCGTGGCCGAGTTGATCGATGCCGTACAGCTTCCGGCCGGCACGGAAAACCGTTATCCCCATGAACTGTCCGGGGGGCAACGCCAGCGTGCCAACCTGGCCCGGGCGCTTGCCCTGGGACCCGACCTGTTGGTCGCCGACGAGCCCACCAGCGCGCTTGACGTGTCGGTGCAGGCGGCCGTCCTGGACCTGTTCGAGGAACTGCAGCGTCAGTGGCAGTTCGCCTGCCTGTTCATCAGTCACGATCTGGCCGTGGTGGATCGACTGGCCGACGAGGTTGCGGTGCTGCGCCATGGTGTCCTGGAAGAGTTGGGTCCGCGCCGCGAGATTCTGCATAACCCCTCCACCGAATACACCCGCACATTGGTTGCCGCGGTGCCGGTTCCGGATCCGATAGAGCAACGCGAGCGCCAACGTAGTCGCCAGCGCAGCCTTTAA
- a CDS encoding TetR/AcrR family transcriptional regulator, which produces MLDAALRVLASGDPTAVSANRIAKECGATWGAVKYQFGDIDGLWAAVLQRTAERRGDQPWRSDPEGPLDRRVSKIVETLYRGLTSPDSRAIENLRRALPHESAELERLYPHTAAELASWKHRWALACQLAFDGLDVDPVRVREVAAFIPGAMRGLVSEKQLGTYSDLEEARRGLTNAIVAYLGGHA; this is translated from the coding sequence ATGCTCGATGCCGCGCTGCGGGTACTTGCCTCGGGTGATCCCACCGCCGTGTCGGCGAACAGAATCGCCAAGGAGTGCGGTGCCACCTGGGGCGCGGTGAAGTACCAGTTCGGTGATATCGACGGCCTGTGGGCTGCGGTGTTGCAGCGCACCGCCGAGCGTCGCGGCGACCAGCCGTGGCGGTCCGATCCCGAAGGCCCGCTGGATCGCCGGGTCAGCAAGATCGTCGAAACCCTCTATCGAGGGTTGACGTCGCCTGACTCCCGGGCCATCGAGAACCTGCGCCGGGCACTGCCCCATGAATCTGCCGAGTTGGAACGGCTGTACCCCCATACCGCCGCCGAGCTGGCCTCATGGAAGCATCGTTGGGCGCTGGCGTGTCAACTGGCGTTCGACGGCTTGGATGTGGATCCCGTCCGGGTGCGCGAGGTGGCAGCCTTCATTCCCGGTGCCATGCGTGGACTTGTGTCGGAAAAGCAGCTGGGAACCTATTCGGATCTGGAGGAGGCCCGCCGAGGGCTGACCAACGCGATCGTCGCCTACTTAGGAGGTCACGCATGA
- a CDS encoding esterase/lipase family protein: protein MPTASHRASSDLRNPSSHHPRARRLRVLLAAALVASLVVTDGTPTALRVRPGQPVAGPVTLTVESGFISLTSSSTPLESLTITRRATVSLNPGENGRGLDAVITSESLTSPSETGSPTPGSIPVVLVHGTAENQKYWDAMTTSLHDAGMTAFTFEYGQKGFQGLVGSIGQKIGLRGFGDVEVSTQQLADEVATVLDRTGAGKVDLVGHSQGGLLIKNFVAQDKSDRVANVVQLAPSTHGTTFSGLADFIGPVGNSVDINGWKPVKDVIYTAASTLAWPSLAQQTVGSRFLEKLDKLPDTKPGVDYLVVSTKDDVVATPYRAQFITATPGSTAVNIEVHSLPGVPQDGAVDHGLNTGDVISAVTNYLKSGQSAPRTADQVKANPGTTLTRDGGTTTVSEGGKVVATIDEQPGTAQQNPAKQSREPVGKSVTGTTVTTPSGATLEVAGRDVTLKRNGQSVSISEAHGVTVASTPAERAPSTKSSAPADHPAKADQKPSAPQPTGITPKIGIGANGVTERSGTTTGTKPAEHPTGGTATDSPSTKTSKTAKSPTDSATSGTATTGTGTGLHATNGTSTRTGSSSSLGGQQSSTPKATTSTSGSGPRSAAGSGDSKAGHSGAGSRPDSGDHKKSTDGPSHEHAAGNS from the coding sequence ATGCCGACGGCGTCGCACCGCGCGAGCAGTGACCTCCGGAATCCGTCTTCACATCACCCGCGTGCACGCAGGCTGCGCGTCCTGCTGGCCGCGGCACTGGTCGCATCATTGGTTGTCACAGACGGAACGCCTACTGCCCTGCGGGTAAGGCCCGGGCAGCCAGTGGCCGGTCCGGTGACACTGACGGTCGAATCGGGTTTCATCTCCCTGACCTCCAGCTCGACACCTCTGGAAAGCTTGACGATCACCCGGCGCGCCACCGTTTCACTGAACCCGGGCGAGAACGGCCGGGGGCTCGACGCGGTCATCACGTCCGAATCCCTCACGTCCCCCTCCGAAACCGGCAGTCCCACACCCGGGAGTATTCCGGTGGTCTTGGTACACGGGACCGCCGAGAATCAAAAGTACTGGGACGCGATGACGACAAGTCTGCACGATGCCGGAATGACTGCGTTCACTTTCGAATACGGACAGAAGGGATTCCAGGGTCTCGTCGGGTCGATCGGACAAAAGATCGGGCTGCGCGGATTCGGTGACGTCGAGGTGTCCACCCAACAACTCGCCGACGAAGTAGCGACAGTCTTGGACCGAACCGGCGCGGGCAAGGTAGACCTGGTGGGCCACTCACAGGGCGGCCTCCTGATCAAAAATTTCGTGGCGCAGGACAAATCTGACAGGGTCGCCAACGTCGTTCAGTTGGCGCCGTCGACTCACGGCACCACCTTCAGCGGGCTTGCGGACTTCATCGGCCCCGTCGGCAATTCCGTCGATATCAACGGCTGGAAGCCCGTCAAAGACGTGATCTACACGGCCGCAAGCACATTGGCGTGGCCGTCGTTAGCGCAACAAACCGTCGGCAGCCGATTTCTTGAGAAGCTCGACAAACTTCCGGACACCAAACCTGGTGTCGACTATCTGGTGGTGAGCACCAAGGACGATGTGGTGGCCACGCCGTACCGAGCTCAATTCATCACAGCGACACCGGGTTCCACCGCGGTCAACATCGAAGTACATTCCTTGCCCGGCGTGCCGCAAGATGGGGCGGTAGACCACGGCCTGAACACCGGAGACGTCATCTCGGCGGTGACCAACTACCTCAAGTCCGGCCAGTCGGCGCCGCGCACGGCCGATCAGGTCAAGGCCAATCCGGGTACCACGCTCACCCGGGACGGTGGCACGACAACCGTGTCCGAAGGCGGGAAGGTCGTCGCGACTATCGACGAGCAACCCGGGACTGCACAACAGAACCCTGCCAAGCAATCTCGTGAACCGGTTGGCAAGTCCGTCACCGGCACCACGGTCACCACGCCCTCGGGAGCGACACTCGAGGTAGCGGGGCGCGATGTCACGCTGAAGCGCAATGGTCAATCGGTCTCCATCAGCGAAGCGCACGGTGTGACAGTCGCCAGCACCCCTGCCGAACGGGCGCCGAGCACCAAGAGCTCCGCACCGGCGGATCACCCCGCCAAGGCGGACCAGAAGCCCTCGGCGCCCCAGCCCACGGGAATCACACCGAAAATCGGCATCGGTGCCAATGGAGTGACCGAGCGCAGCGGGACAACGACGGGCACCAAACCCGCAGAGCACCCGACTGGCGGCACCGCAACCGATTCGCCGTCTACGAAGACCTCGAAGACTGCGAAGTCGCCGACGGATAGCGCGACGAGCGGCACGGCGACCACAGGCACCGGCACCGGGCTGCATGCCACCAACGGCACATCCACACGCACCGGATCATCGAGCAGCCTTGGCGGGCAACAGTCCTCCACACCGAAGGCGACCACAAGCACGTCGGGATCAGGCCCTAGATCGGCAGCGGGTAGCGGCGACAGCAAGGCGGGACATTCGGGTGCGGGCTCCCGCCCGGATTCCGGCGACCACAAGAAGTCCACGGACGGGCCATCCCACGAACACGCCGCGGGCAACTCTTAA